The genomic window CACTTAATAAAATCATTTTTTTATAAATGATTTTATCTTCTTTATCATTAACTTCATTTGTATTCTCAAAATCATCTGTTATATACTTGTCCACTTTTTTAAAACTTATTTTAAAATAAGAACCTTCTCCACCTAAATTCACAACATTGCTGTAACCATCTAAATCACTTTCTTTAAAATCCGTATTAAAATTTACATCTATATTAAATGCAAATTCATAATCATTTTCTAATCTATATCTTATAATTTTATATAATCCATCTTCTGATGTCTGCTTATTCTTCTGCAAATCAATTCTAGTCTGCTTATTCTTATCCACATTAATTCCAATCTGTTTGTCTTCTTTAAAAACATCATTAAAATTTATTATATTTTTACCCTTATCCATAAAGCCAGTTGCCAACCCGTCTTTAGCTATATAATCACAAGGAATATATATTGTTTTATTTTCTTCTTTATTGTTTCCAAAATTAACTTCACACTTTTTGTTTTTATTAAAATTAAAAGGAACATACCTTTTATTAAAAGAGACATATCTTTTATTAAAGTTTAAAATTCTATATTTTTTATTATATATATTAATTTTTTTAATCTCATTTATTTTGTTTTTATTTATTCTAATTACCTTTTTAACTTTATGATCCTTAGGTACAGAAATCAAATATTTATTTTCCTTTTTTATAAACACAGGGTATATTTTTTCTATAACCCCAAACTGCTGCTTTTCTATATCATTAATATTAAAACTTTTACTTCCTATTAATGTATTAACCTTGTCATAAATTCCGTTATAATTCCAATCATATCTTATTAAGTTTTTTATAATGAGCATTTCTTTTCTAAGCATTCCTAATATGGAAGTTTGTTGTGGAAAACATTCAGATTGAATTATATAATGTTCATTATCTTCACCTAAACCAAAAGTTCTTTCACTTCCGAAAAAGAATGATCCCATAGGTTTTAATGTAACTAGATATTTATTCTTCATCATCCTTCTCCTTTTCTCCTAAAAATCTTATAAATTTTAAATAAGTATATATTTTTTCCTTAACTTTCTTATCTTTAAATCTTTCATTTAATTCTCTCATTTCAGTTTCGTCTTCATTATTTTCTATCTCTAACTTACATTCATAGTAAATCTCAAAAATTAAATTTTGGATATTAGTTATACATTCTTTAACTTCACCTTTTTCATGATAATCTTCATTAAAATTATTATGAAAGTAATTTTGAAGCATTTCTAAACTATCTCCAACACAATTTAATATGCTATCTTCTACCCATAATTTATTAGAAATAGCTCTTAAATTGTTTATTAACCCTTCTCTTTCATTTTCTCCTTTGCCTAAAATTTTCATTTCTTTTTTTAGAATTTCTTTAAAGTTTTCATATGACTTAGATTTTTTATTTAGTGTTAATCCATACCATTGCCCACTATGCTTTATAACTTTAAAAGATATAGCATCCTTTTCTATAGCTTTTACTTCAGTTGCTTTATCTTGCTTAGAAAAATGCTTATAATTTTTAGCATTATTGAAAAGTAAGCTTCCTGTATCTTTTAATGCCTCATACAATGGATATTTATAATGTATTATTGACATTCCAAAAGAAAGAGTAGGTTTTTTTATACTATCTTCATCATTTTTTAAATTTTCTTTTAAGTACTTATCAAATCCAGTTTCAAACTTTTCTGAGAGTATATCTATCAAATCGAATATATTTTTACAATCATTTTTACTTTTTCTATTTATTACAGGAGCTATAAATAACAAATCATCTCCTCCTGCATATAGAGTGAATCCACCATAATTTTCAATAATATTTACAGAATCCTTTGCATGGTTATATAATTGTTTAGAAAACCCTTTAAAAGTTTCTTTTCCATTCTCATGATTTTGTTGCAATTTTTCAATGATTTTCCCTATACCATCCCCATCTACTTGAACAATAGCAACATAATTATGTACTTTTCTTCTTTCCTGCTTATGTGACTTTCTTAGTTTATCCTCTGAGCTGTCATCATCCGCCTCTATCCCTAAGTCTCTCATTGCAATATTAGCTAATGAAGGATAGTTTTTATAAGACTTTTCTTGCACTTCTTCAGCATCTATATTTTTTGTGATTCCCTCTCCAAACGCATCTATTGCCAAAAAACTTTTTTTCATAATTTCATTTTTGAAAAAATAAGATAAATAATTGTCTTTTTCACTATTACTAAATTTCTCGTTTAATTCAACTGCATCTAGATATCTTGAAACCTCAAAAATTATATTTGTTCTATTATTCTTAATATCATCTTCGTTAATTTTAACTTCTACAGAATATATTTGAAAATATTCTCTTATATAATCTTTTATATTGTTTTCAGTATCTTCCTTATTATTTTCACTATCTCCACTTTTAAATATTTCATTTAGCTTTTCTTTAAGCTTATATTTATCGTTTTCCTCACTACTAAATTTTGCAACTCTGTTATGGTAATTATTTATATCTTCATACACTTGCTCTGCAACCATCTTCTTAACAGCTTCTATTATTTCATTTACTGATTCAAATTCCTTTTCCTTTGCTTCAAAAATAAATCTATCATGAAATATGCCAGCTTTATGCTTTTCCTTAAATATGTTATCAGTATGTCCTTCTCCAACATAAGGCACTATAAATCTATCTTGAATATTATCATCTTTATATTTTTCTAGTGTTTTCTCAATTATTTTTTTCATTATAAATGAAAATATATAACTGCTACCCCATAGCTCTCCTGTACGCTTTGCTAACTGAATAGTTTTATATATCGGACCTATTGTTACCCCTACATATGTTCTTGTTCCCATTACTTCACCACCTGTCTTATTTGTATCTTTCTTGTTTTTGCTCTTCTTAATTTCTTTTCAAATAAATTGTTTATTTTTGATTCTTCTAAACGATTATTAAAATACTCTGCAAATTCACATAAAAAATCTTCTAAGTTAAATTGATCACAGCGTGGAGTATAAATTGTCTTTTTATCCGTTTTCTTTTCACCTCTAATTAGGTGTGTATTACTAAATTCGAATCTTTTATTAAACATTTCCTCTGGAATTTTTTTAGGAATTATAAATAATTTATTCTCTATTATTTTAAATAATATAGGTGACTGAAATCTATCTATATCACTAACATATCTTATTTTCCCATTTCTTGAATACTCTTTAAAATCAACACCATCACATATTCCTAACATAGCTCTAACATATTTCTTGGGTTTTCCATCATTCTTAATTCTATCATTAATTTTAAAAAAATTTTCTTTAATGAACCTTTTTTCATTTCCTATATTTTTATCAAGCATATATCTAAACAAAAATCCTTTATGATAACTTTGATTTTTTAGCTTTTTATTAAAATTTATTTTTTTCTTTCCCGTTTTCGAATCAAATTCTCTTGGATGATCTGGATAGTTAAGTCCTGATTTCATTAATGGATATATAATAGATATATCCTGCATAATATCAGGATACTTTTCTTTATTATATTGAATAGATAAATATTTGTTTATCCCGTTACACATACAAGCTTTTTCTATTGATTTATTAATTTCATTTTTAGGATTTTTTACATAAAACGAGCCAAATCCTTTACTTTGCCTTGTCCCAAAATTATTTATAGCTAAAAAAAACTCTATATTCTCATTAATTTTATCTTTTAGTTTTTCATGTAATGTGAAAAACTCTAAGACAACATCATCATCTGTAAAAACGCTTATAATTTCATCCTTTTCTTCACTTTCATTTTGACTTCCCATATTAGCAAAATAAAGTGATTTTATAGATCCTCTTATATCTAACTTTCTTATTTTAGATATATCTGTAATTATCCTTAACTTATAATCAAAGGCTTCTTTTTCTTTGAAATCTTCTTCTTTTTTTGTATCGTCATATCCAATTAGATACTGCTTATACTCTTCAAATCCACCTTCAAAAACATGTTTTCTTAAAAATTTATCTAATTTAGGTTTAACTTCAGAAGCTCTTAAAATAGCCCCACTCTGATTACCTTGAAAATGAATCAAAGGACTATGTTGTTTTAATGTAACTGTAAGTTTAGGCATAAAGTCCCTCCTTTACTATGCTTTTATTTATTTATAATGTGTAATAGCTCAAATAAATAGTACATTATACCAATTATAGCACTAATCCCCATTACCCAAAGAATAGTTTTAAGTAATTTAGACTTATTTGCCATCTTCTTAAAAAAAGTAATACAACACATTACAATTGCAAAAGGTACATATTGATATTTAAGTACCCATCCCAAAATATCTTCCTTATCCAACCCCACTATAGTTGCAATTAATGTCATAAATGCAATCCCTATTCCTGTAAATGTAACAATATTTAATAAATTGTTAGTTTTCTCATTAGAAATAAATGCAGCATAGCTATTCACCTCATCTATTTCTTTATCTAATCTTTCTATATCTTTTTCTATTCTCATCATTTCAATTAATTTATCATACAATTCTATACCCTGTTCTTGTGCTGTTACTTCTCTAAAGGAAAGCTTGTTCACAAACCAAAGATAATGCTTTTGAAGTTGCTTTGTCTTATCTAATGCTTCATCCTTATCCAACTGAGTTATTTTTGAAACTTCATCAGAAAATCTTAAAATTGATGCTCTTTGAGTTAGTGCTAATAAAACCATTTCATAATACAATGTCTTAAAATGGTTAATTAAAAATTCATCCTCATCTTCTTTAGGTTTATCTTTAATTGCCACAAAGGAATATCTACTTATGCCAAAAAGTGTTTTGTAATTTTTCCATCTTGTATAAGTTGACTTTTTTAGCAGCTCTTTAAACATATCATCATCTTGACAAGTTGGAGAATCATTATCAATAAAAATATACTTATACCAAAAATCACTTTTTAAATACCTATCATTTTCATTGTTTGTTAGAAATTTAGACATAACATTATTCCTATATATACAAATAGTAAACATTCTATCATCTATAACAGGATTAATAAATATATCATCCTTTTTAGCCTCTTCCTTAATACACTTAAATTTATCTCCCAATAAAGTTAATATGGTTTTAGAAATTCTATCAGGCTCTTTATATATATCGTAATTAAAATTTTCTGTTATTTCTTTGTCCAACACAATTGAGAGTTCTGTTGCTAGAAAACTATTTTGTACTTTATCTAATGGATAATATTGAGGATATATCCTCCTACCATAATCATTTATATTTAATATATCCTCTGGATGTTTGTATTCATAATTATCAAGAAAATAGCTTAAAACAGCCACCCCAGTATCATAAATTTTTAATTTTATATTTTTTATATCTAATGAATAGTGTTTTTCATCTTTATCCTTTTTCTTAATCCTTATCTTATACTCAGAAAACTTCCCCACATACTCATAGTTATAAACTATCTCTAAATCCTTCTTAGGCAAAGTTTTTTTACTTAATGAATATATACTTTTACGAAATTTATATTTACATTCAAACTTATATTCATCGGTTAACTTTTTACCATATATAGCATCTCTTACATTATCATAAAAATATGCATATTGATTATATTCAAGATTGTTTGTTATGGCATTCTCATTCTTATCCCATTTGTCTTTATCTAAACTATTTATAAACTTTTCTACATTTAGTCTATTGTCTATACATGTATCAAAACAATTTTTGTTGCTCATATAGTCCCATCTAAATGGGAACATAAACATATGTGAACTTATTACTTTTTTATTCCTCACCATTAATTCCCCTCAATCCAGTCCATCTAAAATCTTTTTTATTTATCATCCTTAAAATAAAACATTTCTACCTCATTAAATTCACAAGTAAGAGTGGATTGTTTTAATTCTTTTTTCACCTCTTTTGCCAACTTTATAACTGTGTTTTTCCATGCATTCATGTCTTGAACAAACTCTTTATTTGCAACTCCTGTAATCACTATAGTTTCTTCCCCACCCTTAGGACATCCCCACGCTTCATTGTAAATTGTTTTACTTACTTTCATAACTGCAGAAACATATATATTACTCTTTTCAAACTCTTGTTTTGCTATTCTCTGCCATAACTCCCCTACTAAATTTAAGCTCTCATTCTGGTTGTTATTGTGAAAATAGCCCTTATTTACACCAGTTACAATTTCAAATCTTAGAGTTTTATTCATAATACACCATCCTTACATAATACTTTTATTTTCCACTACAAAACCCCGCTCCAATAGCCGAATTTTTCTCTCCAACTCCAACTGCTATAGCCATAAAAGCTATCTTTTGAGCTTCTTCATTGTCTTGAACCTCTATACTTACTTTGTTTGCCAGTAATTTTATACCTTTATAATTAAAGTACATAGGCATCCTGTTTTTAAATTTTAGTCTCTTTATAAATTTATCTTGAATGTTTATATCTTCATTAAAAAAGCTTTTATATTTCTTCTCTAAATTATCTTCTAATCTATGCTTAAATAAATCTAAATCCTCCCCTTGCAACCAAGGTTTGCTGTCTATAGTTATAATTAAAGGAGTTACAGTATATAATTCATTAATACGCCTTTGTTTCACTTCACTTGTTGCAACAGAAATAACCTTAAAATCATGACTTTCTAACCTTTGTAAGCACTCTTGAACCTTCCTCATAAATCCAAGATTCAATCCTCTGATTTTGAAAATATATAATTTACCATTTTTATAGATCTTATCTTTTTCTAAAGGATAAAAACTATTAAATACATAATGTTTATATTCCTTTTTAGGATGCAGTTCCTTTAAATCCTTATCTAGTAACATAGATTTATTTATATTCTTTCCAATTACATATCCACTATCTGCAAAAAATATATCTTTCTTTAACATAATCGTTACTGTTAA from Clostridium sp. MB40-C1 includes these protein-coding regions:
- a CDS encoding type III-B CRISPR module-associated Cmr3 family protein, with the protein product MMKNKYLVTLKPMGSFFFGSERTFGLGEDNEHYIIQSECFPQQTSILGMLRKEMLIIKNLIRYDWNYNGIYDKVNTLIGSKSFNINDIEKQQFGVIEKIYPVFIKKENKYLISVPKDHKVKKVIRINKNKINEIKKINIYNKKYRILNFNKRYVSFNKRYVPFNFNKNKKCEVNFGNNKEENKTIYIPCDYIAKDGLATGFMDKGKNIINFNDVFKEDKQIGINVDKNKQTRIDLQKNKQTSEDGLYKIIRYRLENDYEFAFNIDVNFNTDFKESDLDGYSNVVNLGGEGSYFKISFKKVDKYITDDFENTNEVNDKEDKIIYKKMILLSDTYISKEKYDKYCDYGIVNGITFRNLKTDYSKFKEEGEYYKKFEKTNKFIFLERGSVLFSLASNYEKLKMQIETNQNVRNIGYNEYV
- the cas10 gene encoding type III-B CRISPR-associated protein Cas10/Cmr2; protein product: MGTRTYVGVTIGPIYKTIQLAKRTGELWGSSYIFSFIMKKIIEKTLEKYKDDNIQDRFIVPYVGEGHTDNIFKEKHKAGIFHDRFIFEAKEKEFESVNEIIEAVKKMVAEQVYEDINNYHNRVAKFSSEENDKYKLKEKLNEIFKSGDSENNKEDTENNIKDYIREYFQIYSVEVKINEDDIKNNRTNIIFEVSRYLDAVELNEKFSNSEKDNYLSYFFKNEIMKKSFLAIDAFGEGITKNIDAEEVQEKSYKNYPSLANIAMRDLGIEADDDSSEDKLRKSHKQERRKVHNYVAIVQVDGDGIGKIIEKLQQNHENGKETFKGFSKQLYNHAKDSVNIIENYGGFTLYAGGDDLLFIAPVINRKSKNDCKNIFDLIDILSEKFETGFDKYLKENLKNDEDSIKKPTLSFGMSIIHYKYPLYEALKDTGSLLFNNAKNYKHFSKQDKATEVKAIEKDAISFKVIKHSGQWYGLTLNKKSKSYENFKEILKKEMKILGKGENEREGLINNLRAISNKLWVEDSILNCVGDSLEMLQNYFHNNFNEDYHEKGEVKECITNIQNLIFEIYYECKLEIENNEDETEMRELNERFKDKKVKEKIYTYLKFIRFLGEKEKDDEE
- the cas6 gene encoding CRISPR-associated endoribonuclease Cas6 yields the protein MNFVELTVTIMLKKDIFFADSGYVIGKNINKSMLLDKDLKELHPKKEYKHYVFNSFYPLEKDKIYKNGKLYIFKIRGLNLGFMRKVQECLQRLESHDFKVISVATSEVKQRRINELYTVTPLIITIDSKPWLQGEDLDLFKHRLEDNLEKKYKSFFNEDINIQDKFIKRLKFKNRMPMYFNYKGIKLLANKVSIEVQDNEEAQKIAFMAIAVGVGEKNSAIGAGFCSGK